The DNA window CTGATATCGATGAATACAGTTCAACCGATTTTAATAAAGCAGCAGGATTGATTGAGAAAGGCTACGAAGCGACAATGAAAAAACGCGATTTACTCGCCGTATTCGCCTTAAGCCCTGAAGAATATGCAGAATATAAAGCCAAACTTCGCAGTAAAGCCACTTACTTTAAACCTTTTCATAATAATGCTGTTATTCCTGTAGAAGTCAGTTTTTCAGGTAATCAACGCACTAGCAGTAAAATTTTAATAGCGAAAGCGGAACATTTAGTTGGCAAACCCATTTCAAAAGAAGATATAGAACATGTCACCCGTCGCATTATGTCCCTCAATGAATTTGAACAAGTTTCTTATAAAATTGAAAAAACGACCGATGGTCATGACAAAATTAATTTTGAAGTGAAAGAAAAAAGTTGGGGCTCAGATTATCTCCGTTTCGGTTTTAACGCTTCTACAACCTTCGATGATAAATCCGACTTTAACCTACTGGTTCGTCATGAACGACTTAATATGAATGCGTTAGGCGGTGAATGGATTAACGAACTAACTGCAGGCACAAATTACAGCTTTAAAACCCAACTCTATCAACCCTTAGACTATAAACAACGCTTTTTCGTTGAACCTTATGCTGGTTGGCTACGCACTTTTCCCTCGATTTTTAGGAATAAACAAGGCATTGGAGAATATGACATCAACGGCTTAGAGTTTGGCGGCAATGTGGGCGTGAATATCAGCAATGTCGCGGTTATCAAATTAGGAATACAACATGACCAACTTTCCTACGATGTCCGCTTAGGCAAGGCTGAAGAATTACCCACAGGCAATTTTAACCGCACAGGGGTTGTGCTAGACATGGGCTATGATGATTTAGATGACCGTATTTTCTCCCTACGTGGGACAAAAGTGCGAATTATTGGGCATCAATATGAAGACTCTTTAGGCTCTGATGCGGATTATCAAACCCTCTCCGTTTACTTCCGCCAACACCTCCCCATGGGCGACCAAGCCACACTGATGGCAGATATAAACTTTGATTCAACCTTAAATTCTAACGCGCCTGCTTATGAAAGCTTTAGCGCGGGCGGAATTAATTTACTTGCAGGCTATCCAGAAGGCGATATCGGTGGACAACACGCCTTAGTCCTAAAAGTGGGAGGACTCTTCAAATTTAAATCATTACAACAATATATCCCTGGAGATGTTCGCTTATTAACCTCACTCCACGCAGGCAACGCATGGGACAGATTAGAAGATGTTCAAGTGAATGATTTACTTTTTGGTGGATTGGGCGCAGTTGTTTGGGATAGCCCGCTAGGCATGGTTTTACTCGGAACAGGTTACACTGAAGCAGGCAGTATGCGCTTCCTGCTCTCACTGGGAAACCTGTTTTAACACGGTTTATTTAAACAGATGAACGGGGTAGCCTTATGACGGAACTTGAAAATGTTTTTAAAAACAATGAAAAGTGGATAGCCGAAAAACTATCAATCGACCCTGATTACTTCAACCGATTATCACAAGGGCAAACCCCTGAAATTCTTTATATTGGTTGCTCTGACAGTCGAGTGACTGCGGAAGAACTGATGGGTGTTCAACCAGGTGAAGTATTTGTACATCGCAATATTGCCAACATGGTGATTAGTATTGATTTAAACATCATGTCTGTCCTTAACTACGCGATTAAACACCTGAAAGTAAAATATGTCGTTGTCTGTGGACACTACTGCTGTGGCGGGGTCAAAGCCGCCATGCAATCGCAAGACTTAGGGATTTTAAACCCATGGCTTAGAAATATCCGCGATGTTTACCGACTACACAAAAAAGAATTAAACGCTATTACTGACGAAAACCAACGTTACAACCGATTAATTGAACTCAACGTTCAAGAACAATGTATCAACCTCATTAAAACCGCTGCTGTACAACAAGCCTATAAAGAAAGAGGCTTAACCGTACATGGTTGGGTTTTTGACATTTATACGGGAAAACTGATTGATTTAAAAATAGATTTCAAAAAAATCTTAAAAGACATTATGGAAATCTACGATTTAGGTATCAAATAATCCTTAATATTCGCCAATTCCCCCAATATCAGGAGTTTCACCGATGACAACGGAACAACCTTTTTCAATAACAGCCCTAGAATTAGGACCGATGGAAAATTTTATTTACCTCATCCGTGACCACGCCACTAACCGCGCCGCTGTCGTCGACCCTGCTTGGGACGTGCCTGCCATTATCGCTGCTGCACAAGCCCAACAAATCCAAATTACCGATGTTTTACTGACCCACAGCCATCAAGACCATATCAACGGCTTAAATGCATTATTAAAAGTCTATGACGCACAAATTCACTTACTCAAACCTGAAGCACAATTTTGGGGCAATTATTTAGACTTACCGACATTGCATCACGGTGGCGATGTGATCCAACTGGGAAAAACTGATATAGACGTTTGGCACACACCAGGGCATACACCCGGCTCAGCCTGTTACCACTTAGGTGGAAATATTATTACAGGGGATACCCTATTTGTTTTCGGCTGTGGACGTTGCGACTTAAAAGGCGGTAATCCAGAACAAATGTTTCATACCCTTAAACACATGGGCAGTGCCTTATCAGCAGATACCGTTATCCACCCCGGACATAACTACGCCCAAAAAACCACGACGACTATCGCAGAACAACTCGCGGGCAACCCCTTCATGCACTTTGATAAAGTCAATGATTTTGTTGAATATCGAATGCACATCCATGACAAAATCCGCGATGCGCCCTATATGGCAGTGCCAAAGGCTTAACGACAACTATAAATTGATTATCTGAATCAGGATTTTCAGGATTAAACGCTTAACTTGTGAGTCCCGATTCAGACAAATTAACCACTAAACCTGCTTTAAACCCGTCAAATACCGCTTAAAATTCTCCACATAATGCGTGGCAGACTTCTGCAAGCCGAGAACTTCCGCATCAGTCACCATCCGTTTTACCTGTGCAGGACTCCCAACCACCAGCGAATTATCAGGAATCACTTTTCCCTCAGCTACTAACGCATTTGCCCCAATAATACAATTTTTCCCAATCTTCGCATTGTTCAAAATGACTGCATTAATTCCAATCAAACTATTATCACCTATCGTACAACCATGTAACATCGCCAAATGCCCCACCGTCACACCTTTCCCAATCGTTAGCGGGACACCTTTATCCGTATGCAATACAGATCCATCCTGAATATTCGTATCTTCACCAATCACAATTGGCTCATTATCGCCACGAATAACCACGTTAAACCAAATACTCACCTGATTATGCAACACCACCGAACCGATAACCGTCGCATTTCCCGCAATAAAATGACTATCCCCCACTAACTGCACTTTCCGCTCATCTAACTGATACAGCATTATTTCCTCCTACAAACAAAAATGTTGAATCATTTGCTTTAAAATTCTAAGCATCGGCTGAATACGCTCAATCCCTAAATACTCATCAGGTTGATGCGCCTGCTCAATATCCCCCGCGCCTAAAATAATCGTTTCCATGCCCAACTGTTGCAAATAAGGAGCTTCCGTTCCAAACGCAACACCCACCGCGCTATGCTGTGTCAACTGCTCCGTTAAACGCACAATCTCAGCCGTTGCAGGCGTTTCCATTGCCTCAATCCCCTCAAACAACGCCCTAAAACTCACCTGCAAACCACTATCCGCCAACACCGCCCGCACACGTGCATGTAACTCTGCCCGCAACTCCTCAATTTTCATCATCGGCAAGGGACGCAAATCGATATGCAACTCACATTCAGCACAAATCCGATTTGGATTATCCCCGCCATGAATATGTCCTAAATTCAACGTTGGCACAGGCACAAGAAAGTGCGCATTTTGATAAGTTGCCTGCAAAGACTCACGCCAACGCAACAATTCGCTTAATACCCGATACATCCCTTCTAACGCATTATTGCCCAAAGCAGGATTACTCGAATGTCCTGACGCACCCACTAAACGAATTGCCTCCATAAAAATACCCTTATGCAAGCGCACAGGACGCAAACCTGTAGGCTCACCAATCAACGCATAACGCGCTTTCGGATACCCCAATTTAGCCAAAGCCCGCGCCCCCGCCATTGTCGACTCCTCATCAGCCGTTGCAAGCAAAATTAGCGGCTGTTTCAACTGCTTAATCGCCAACTCCTCCACCGCCTGCAAAGCAAGGGCAAAAAACGCCTTCATATCACTCGTGCCTAAGCCATACCAACGATTATCTTTCTCCTGCAACTGAAAAGGGTCAGTTTGCCAACGCCCCAAATCAAACGGCACGGTATCCGTATGCCCTGCCA is part of the Beggiatoa alba B18LD genome and encodes:
- a CDS encoding patatin-like phospholipase family protein, translated to MMVIRVCTPLIFACIYLLLFVLQPVEAGEHAATTMQTTATKSTRAVVQPKAVTASPTHPKIGIALSGGGARGMAHIGVLKALEELHVPIDYIAGTSMGSVVGGLYASGLSTEDLTKAAFDIDWAGMFRSEPDREQLTYREKQNQRRLFSLEAGVSEQGLSVPSGFIGAQDLFLNLRYMTQDLYVDSFDQLPIPFKAVATDLNSGEAVLLEKGDLALALRASMAVPFAFSPVEIDGKVLVDGGILDNIPTDVVKQMGANLVIAINIETPLEKIEANSSYLTVAKQSLYVSLIQNSRKAMKDADMVIIPDIDEYSSTDFNKAAGLIEKGYEATMKKRDLLAVFALSPEEYAEYKAKLRSKATYFKPFHNNAVIPVEVSFSGNQRTSSKILIAKAEHLVGKPISKEDIEHVTRRIMSLNEFEQVSYKIEKTTDGHDKINFEVKEKSWGSDYLRFGFNASTTFDDKSDFNLLVRHERLNMNALGGEWINELTAGTNYSFKTQLYQPLDYKQRFFVEPYAGWLRTFPSIFRNKQGIGEYDINGLEFGGNVGVNISNVAVIKLGIQHDQLSYDVRLGKAEELPTGNFNRTGVVLDMGYDDLDDRIFSLRGTKVRIIGHQYEDSLGSDADYQTLSVYFRQHLPMGDQATLMADINFDSTLNSNAPAYESFSAGGINLLAGYPEGDIGGQHALVLKVGGLFKFKSLQQYIPGDVRLLTSLHAGNAWDRLEDVQVNDLLFGGLGAVVWDSPLGMVLLGTGYTEAGSMRFLLSLGNLF
- a CDS encoding carbonic anhydrase, whose protein sequence is MTELENVFKNNEKWIAEKLSIDPDYFNRLSQGQTPEILYIGCSDSRVTAEELMGVQPGEVFVHRNIANMVISIDLNIMSVLNYAIKHLKVKYVVVCGHYCCGGVKAAMQSQDLGILNPWLRNIRDVYRLHKKELNAITDENQRYNRLIELNVQEQCINLIKTAAVQQAYKERGLTVHGWVFDIYTGKLIDLKIDFKKILKDIMEIYDLGIK
- a CDS encoding MBL fold metallo-hydrolase, whose protein sequence is MTTEQPFSITALELGPMENFIYLIRDHATNRAAVVDPAWDVPAIIAAAQAQQIQITDVLLTHSHQDHINGLNALLKVYDAQIHLLKPEAQFWGNYLDLPTLHHGGDVIQLGKTDIDVWHTPGHTPGSACYHLGGNIITGDTLFVFGCGRCDLKGGNPEQMFHTLKHMGSALSADTVIHPGHNYAQKTTTTIAEQLAGNPFMHFDKVNDFVEYRMHIHDKIRDAPYMAVPKA
- a CDS encoding gamma carbonic anhydrase family protein, with protein sequence MLYQLDERKVQLVGDSHFIAGNATVIGSVVLHNQVSIWFNVVIRGDNEPIVIGEDTNIQDGSVLHTDKGVPLTIGKGVTVGHLAMLHGCTIGDNSLIGINAVILNNAKIGKNCIIGANALVAEGKVIPDNSLVVGSPAQVKRMVTDAEVLGLQKSATHYVENFKRYLTGLKQV
- the argE gene encoding acetylornithine deacetylase, with the translated sequence MSFKLPSLFSLTHQLIALPSVSSASPQFDQSNRAVIELLADWCTHLGFRCEVLPVNPAQEKYNLVATFGTGAGGLVLAGHTDTVPFDLGRWQTDPFQLQEKDNRWYGLGTSDMKAFFALALQAVEELAIKQLKQPLILLATADEESTMAGARALAKLGYPKARYALIGEPTGLRPVRLHKGIFMEAIRLVGASGHSSNPALGNNALEGMYRVLSELLRWRESLQATYQNAHFLVPVPTLNLGHIHGGDNPNRICAECELHIDLRPLPMMKIEELRAELHARVRAVLADSGLQVSFRALFEGIEAMETPATAEIVRLTEQLTQHSAVGVAFGTEAPYLQQLGMETIILGAGDIEQAHQPDEYLGIERIQPMLRILKQMIQHFCL